The following coding sequences are from one Rutidosis leptorrhynchoides isolate AG116_Rl617_1_P2 chromosome 11, CSIRO_AGI_Rlap_v1, whole genome shotgun sequence window:
- the LOC139874457 gene encoding secreted RxLR effector protein 161-like codes for MSRYMQSPKKTHLEVVRRILRYVKGTLSFGLTFKKGEGCRLTGYCDADYAGDHDTRRSTTGYVFMLGSGAVSWCSKRQATVSLSTTEAEYRAAAMAAQECTWIVQLLTELGQAIEVEGGVVMYCDNMSSIRLAENPIFHARTKHVEVHYHFIREKVLMGEIRLAHVGTNDQFADVFTKSLAGNKFEYFCDKLGMKTVGVEGEY; via the coding sequence ATGAGTCGTTACATGCAAAGCCCGAAAAAGACTCATTTAGAAGTGGTTCGTCGCATACTAAGGTATGTAAAGGGTACTCTTAGTTTTGGTCTTACATTCAAGAAAGGTGAAGGGTGCAGGTTAACTGGGTATTGTGATGCGGATTATGCGGGTGATCATGATACTAGAAGATCCACTACCGGATACGTGTTTATGCTTGGATCTGGAGCTGTTTCATGGTGCAGTAAAAGACAAGCAACGGTGTCTCTGTCAACAACTGAAGCGGAGTATCGAGCAGCTGCAATGGCAGCCCAAGAATGTACATGGATAGTGCAGTTGTTAACCGAATTGGGTCAAGCAATTGAAGTGGAAGGTGGAGTTGTAATGTACTGTGATAATATGTCATCTATTCGACTAGCTGAAAATCCTATATTTCATGCTAGAACAAAACATGTTGAAGTCcattatcacttcataagggagaAAGTATTGATGGGTGAAATTCGTTTGGCACATGTTGGTACTAATGATCAATTTGCTGACGTGTTTACCAAAAGCCTAGCTGGAAACAAGTTTGAGTATTTTTGTGACAAGCTAGGAATGAAGACTGTTGGTGTTGAAGGGGAGTATTGA